TGCAGGCTTCTTAGCACTCAGTAATTTATCTTTTCGAAGTTTCTATAGTTGTGGCTCATATACAAGGGATAATTTTGTTGCTCAGTCTCACAAGGACAGCTCACTACCTATCCATCTAAAATCTGATTACACATTTGCCCATTAAATTCTACTATGCACAACAAGAAGCCACGAATTCTACTATGCACAACAAGAAGCCACGACTGTGCTCTTAATTCAAATCTGAATTTGTTAGGACATATTATTGACGTATAACCACATAAATAAATCCaaagtatatataatatttttgtttccCCATTTCAAGGTCTATATGATCTTACTTATTTGGTTTTGGTCCGCATACTGGTAGTATGCCTGAGAGTGGTTATATTGATGACTGTTAAGAGAATGACAAGTCAATATCTTGCTTtgatacctttttttttgcatttttgatTTAGCTAAAAATAACTATGTACTGATAAtggttatttttattgttacaaATTCCAATTACATGAGGATATgttttataaattttgggtAAATAGGTTGTGCTTCAGAAGGTGTAGTTTCTAAAATTTTTAGTGCAATTATGTACTCGGGCGATATATTTTGTCAAAAAACGTGCATTGCACGTGAGTATTAGTAGTGTGTTACTGTGTTACAGTCCATTGCATAGACCATTGGGCACACACACGCTGATAAGCACAAGATCCAAAAGCAAGTAACCGCCCATGGTATACTATGCATGTACGAGGCCGACAAAAGGGAAAGCAAGCCGGTGATGCGCGTGAACACTGCGGCATAGCGACAAGGCCACCTGTCCGCCATGGCATTCATGATTCATGGCCGTCCCTCCCCCTGCGAGATTCCCCCACTCACTTGCTCACACACCAAAGAAGCTACTGGGGCAGGTGTGTCcattgaattgaattgaattgaaaCTATTGATGAATGAATTCACCAGCCAGCTAGAACCTTCCTTGAAACCAGCCATAAATCACACCCATTCATCTCTCTCAACTCTCTGCAGCCCATTCACTGCACCAGTGTAGTAGCAGTGCTGCAGTTGCTTTGAACACTCATCTCCTCACCGTGTTTGTTAGAGCTCAAAAGGATCAAGAGAAGATGAGGGTTCCTCCTCTTCGTGCCACCACGGCTCTCCTGGCCACCCTCCTGGTCGCCGCCTCGTTCCAGGATCTCACCGTCGCTGCAGGTAAACTTGCCATCCAAttcactcacacacacacactgatCTCCAGCGATCTTGGCAGGAGATGAGTACTAAAATTGTTAACATTTCGCGGATGGAtgcagacggcggcggcggcgtggttccGGTCCCGGATAGCGTGTGCGACGCCAAGTGCCAGAAGCGGTGCTCGCTGAAGGTGGCCGGGCGGTGCATGGGGCTGTGCAAGATGTGCTGCCACGACTGCGGCGGCTGCGTGCCGTCGGGGCCGTACGCCAGCAAGGACGAGTGCCCCTGCTACCGCGACATGGTCTCCCCCAAGAGCCGACGGCCCAAGTGCCCGTGAGCAACGAGAGATGGCTGGCACTGTGACGATGTGTAGCCGATCCG
The window above is part of the Oryza sativa Japonica Group chromosome 7, ASM3414082v1 genome. Proteins encoded here:
- the LOC9267044 gene encoding snakin-1; this translates as MAFMIHGRPSPCEIPPLTCSHTKEATGAAHSLHQCSSSAAVALNTHLLTVFVRAQKDQEKMRVPPLRATTALLATLLVAASFQDLTVAADGGGGVVPVPDSVCDAKCQKRCSLKVAGRCMGLCKMCCHDCGGCVPSGPYASKDECPCYRDMVSPKSRRPKCP